The sequence GCAGCTCGAGGCGGCGCCACTGCTCCCGCTGCGACCACGCGCCGAACTCGGCGCCCGACGCCGCGCCCCACGCGGCGCCCGACGCGGCGCTCGAGGCGACGGCGGCGCCCATGCTTGGCCGGTCGTCCGCACGCTTTGAGGCGATGCTGACCGCGCTTGACGCCGCGCCGAGGAGTGCCGGCACCACCGCGAGCATCGCACCGAGGATGAGATGGAGCGCGAGCTGCGCTATGGAGCACGGTAGCATGGAGAGACCTGATCTTGAGGGTGGGATGGTGCCTAACAGCTGAGATATCCAACGAACGGGCTGACGCCATGGGCCAGACATTTGACTTGTCGAGCGGCTCGCCCCTCGGGCAGCACTCCGACGCGAGCGTCAGTGAACGCGGGTTGTCCGACGGTTGCGGTGGGAGCGAGAAGGCCGCTGGCATGATGGCGGCGACCATTGCTCGGGCGACGATGCAACGCGAAGATCGCCGCGCCAGTCGGCGCGCTCTAGCACGCGACCCACGTATTGGTAGAATTCGCATGAGAGCGTAGCGCGCACCCAAGGCGCCCCCTAGGTCGCGCCGCACCTTTGCCTTGCGGCGGCGCTTGGGCGCAGCGATCCTTGGGATTGGGCTTGGCCGGGGCGGGACGCGGATATTCTTTGGCAGGTCGCCCTAGCAGGCTCCGAGTGCGGTCCAGCGCCACTGGAAGGCACAGACCGGTAGGCACATGTCCTCCGCGGTGACGCTGGAACGCTACGTCGGGCCCGCTCTGCTTGTGCACGGGGGGGGGGCCGTCGTGATCTACGAGGGCAGCTTTGCGCCTGAGCTGGTGATTCCCTGCCACGTGCACGCCGAGCACGTCGTCAGCCTCGTGCTCGACGGGGACGGTATCGAGGAGGTCGGCAGCCGCGTGCGGCCCCTCTCCGCGCAGGACCTGTTGCTGACGCCCGCGTACGCACCACACGGCTACCGCTTCAGCCGCGGGGGCCGCTGGTTCAACATGCAGCTCACCAGCGAGTGGCTCGCGCGGGTGGCGGACGGCGCGCCGACCCTGCTGGAGACGGCGCAGATCATCCACAGCCGCACCGCTGCGGCGTGGGCCGCGCGCGTGCGCACCGAGGTGCGAGCGCGCGACGCGGTCTCGAGCCTCGCGATCGACGGCGCGATGGCGCTAATGATCGCCGACATTGCCCGCAGCCGGGTCGACTCCGCGCGCACTCGGCCGCGCTGGCTGCGGGGCGTGGAGGAGGCGCTCGAAGCGTCGGTTGCGTCGCCGCCGTCGATGGACGAGCTGGCGGCGCTCGCCGGCGTGCACCCGACGCACCTGCTGCGCACCTTTCGCCGCTTTCATGGGGCCACGATCTCGAACTACGTGCGCGAGCGCCGCATTCAGCGCGCGCGCATTGAGGTCGCGAAAGCGGACCGGCCGCTGTCGGCCATCGCGCTCGACGCGGGCTTCTCCGACCAGTCGCACTTCACCCGCGTGTTCCACCAGGCGTTCGGCGAGACGCCGGGACGGTACGCGCGCTCACTCCGCGGCCGCTGACGCGCGCAACCGCAGGTCGCGCTCCGATGTCGGGCAATGCACACTTG comes from Gemmatimonas sp. and encodes:
- a CDS encoding AraC family transcriptional regulator — protein: MSSAVTLERYVGPALLVHGGGAVVIYEGSFAPELVIPCHVHAEHVVSLVLDGDGIEEVGSRVRPLSAQDLLLTPAYAPHGYRFSRGGRWFNMQLTSEWLARVADGAPTLLETAQIIHSRTAAAWAARVRTEVRARDAVSSLAIDGAMALMIADIARSRVDSARTRPRWLRGVEEALEASVASPPSMDELAALAGVHPTHLLRTFRRFHGATISNYVRERRIQRARIEVAKADRPLSAIALDAGFSDQSHFTRVFHQAFGETPGRYARSLRGR